In a genomic window of Ptiloglossa arizonensis isolate GNS036 chromosome 12, iyPtiAriz1_principal, whole genome shotgun sequence:
- the Fu gene encoding STKc_STK36 domain-containing protein fused — translation MMMEPWQIEAATGNSEVFDTTGKYQIIQEVGHGSFGQVYLALLRSTFKPVAYKVIEKRGRSSKELKSLRQEYEIQRQLHHPNILQMLDSFETKNKIVVVTQYVSQGLCRLLDETGGYLPESNVQKLACNLVSGLYYLHSKRIVHRDLKPQNVLIKHNGEAVLCDFGFARSMSTKTQVLTSIKGTPLYMAPELIEEHPYDHNADLWSLGCIVYQMIQGFPPFQTDSILHLIVLIKFESVCWPDTYTMSQKCKSFLQGLLQKNPSQRLTWPALVEHPFLEKSLLKINRAVPTPFATPVTVNQAAEKQLQLQDVDMNLTDSQAKFLRDTVPTAYGRTLDTMAERKRVPPLTSIPESKSLFCKHDESSRVSLGHNVVTDHLESCYSSEQRQIQNQETEETMRSNGFVELEDDTSSLEQFGVSPETEAIHCERNETFPGKDSSTGDDVSHSNGLDDWNPKAVESPIETEEWIAFLQKSMEEIMNGELYSLLQKNCASALISPLKNLTVNCRVVNYIACLLSLPLALGLKRSVVFKIHRVYQDVKVVPNLVYALKLLMSERSESHKLYEKLELTKARTRLASKLSSDELQTLEYTMLVLCSLVHTRQKFLIQFCNAIDIVNGMAFLQQLLTLRKRKPRVVADLIAILNHIMRSRTKKTQLVELIFLHSDHSWVASKQLVQLLTQSENVLRTRTCHLIRLLGKYCPLTVKEFWCGALKEALERLIVFDPDETVRLAAKDAISEAKKRRFYKRWNQFNDVYK, via the exons ATGATGATGGAACCTTGGCAAATTGAGgcagcaacaggaaattctgaaGTTTTTGATACAACGGGAAAGTATCAAATTATACAAGAAGTGGGTCATGGATCTTTTGGACAAGTATATTTAGCGTTGCTGCGATCCACTTTTAAACCAGTAGCTTACAAAGTGATTGAAAAG CGTGGCAGATCGTCCAAAGAGTTAAAAAGCTTGCGCCAAGAATATGAAATTCAACGTCAACTTCATCATCCAAACATACTACAAATGCTTGATTcttttgaaacaaaaaataag ATAGTAGTCGTAACTCAATACGTGAGTCAGGGATTATGTCGCTTATTAGATGAAACAGGAGGTTACTTGCCTGAAAGCAATGTGCAAAAACTAGCTTGCAATCTTGTCTCTGGTCTCTACTACTTGCATTCTAAACGAATAGTACACAG GGATCTTAAACCACAAAATGTTCTCATTAAACATAATGGGGAGGCAGTGTTATGCGATTTTGGATTCGCCCGTAGTATGAGCACAAAGACGCAAGTGTTAACTTCTATAAAAGGAACACCGTTGTATATGGCTCCAGAACTTATAGAAGAACACCCTTACGATCACAATGCAGATTTATG GTCCCTGGGTTGCATAGTTTACCAAATGATTCAAGGTTTTCCACCTTTTCAAACAGATTCTATTTTGCATTTAATcgtattgataaaatttgaatCTGTATGTTGGCCGGACACCTATACCATGTCGCAAAAATGCAAAAGCTTCCTACAG GGATTGCTACAGAAGAATCCTTCGCAAAGGTTAACCTGGCCTGCTCTTGTAGAGCATCCTTTTCTTGAAAAATCTCTTCTAAAAATCAACAGAGCTGTACCCACGCCATTCGCTACACCTGTGACCGTGAATCAAGCTGCAGAGAAACAGCTGCAATTGCAAGATGTCGATATGAATCTTACCGATTCGCAGGCTAA ATTTTTACGAGATACCGTCCCAACGGCGTACGGAAGAACTCTGGATACAATGGCAGAACGTAAACGCGTGCCACCACTTACGTCAATTCCGGAAAGCAAAAGTCTGTTCTGCAAGCACGATGAATCATCGAGAGTATCGTTAGGTCACAATGTGGTCACGGATCATCTCGAGTCGTGTTATAGCTCCGAACAGAGACAAATacaaaaccaagaaacggaagaaacgatgaGAAGCAAcgggtttgtcgaactcgaggacgaTACATCGAGTCTCGAGCAATTTGGCGTTTCACCAGAGACCGAAGCGATCCActgtgaaagaaacgaaacatttcCTGGGAAAGACAGTTCAACGGGCGATGATGTATCGCATAGTAACGGATTAGACGATTGGAATCCAAAGGCTGTCGAAAGTCCGATCGAAACCGAAGAATGGATCGCATTCTTACAAAAGTCTATGGAGGAAATCATGAATGGCGAACTGTACTCGTTACTTCAGAAAAACTGTGCTTCGGCGTTAATATCTCCGTTAAAAAACTTGACGGTCAATTGTCGAGTTGTAAACTACATTGCTTGTCTCTTATCTTTACCACTCGCTCTTGGGCTAAAGCGAAGCGTTGTCTTCAAAATACATCGAGTGTATCAGGACGTTAAGGTTGTGCCGAATCTGGTCTATGCTCTGAAACTTTTAATGTCAGAGCGATCCGAATCTCACAAACTGTACGAGAAACTTGAACTGACAAAGGCAAGAACCAGATTAGCATCAAAGTTGTCCTCTGATGAACTTCAGACCCTGGAATATACGATGCTGGTACTTTGCAGTTTGGTTCATACCCGGCAGAAATTTCTTATTCAATTCTGTAACGCTATTGATATCGTGAATGGAATGGCGTTTCTACAGCAATTGTTGACTTTGAGGAAAAGAAAGCCGCGAGTAGTCGCGGATCTCATTGCGATCTTGAACCACATAATGCGTTCTCGAACGAAAAAGACACAACTGGTCGAACTGATTTTTTTACATTCGGATCATTCAT GGGTTGCGTCCAAACAGCTTGTTCAGCTGCTCACGCAGTCGGAAAATGTACTCAGAACGAGAACCTGTCACCTGATTAGACTGTTGGGCAAGTACTGTCCTCTCACGGTAAAAGAATTCTGGTGTGGAGCTTTGAAGGAGGCATTGGAGAGGTTAATAGTCTTCGATCCCGACGAAACCGTACGGCTC GCCGCGAAAGATGCGATCAgcgaagcaaagaaacggaggttttACAAGCGATGGAACCAATTCAATGACGTGTATAAATAG
- the LOC143152985 gene encoding seminal metalloprotease 1, with protein MTTVCKNLVFARSLALFVVTMVIGANSNTIDLDLGRRIVPPTPKFRGRFGERHAHETIANRIRSWTQDEKQNLWELSGLYEGDIMLGEETDETDETKNGLVKTASRWPGGIVPYYIKEEDFDEEDIEVIEGAIKEYHENTCLRFRRYKKTDNDYITIEGKMSGCWSLVGRHNQGQVVNLQNPGCVQHGVIVHEFMHALGFYHQQSAADRDEWVKINWENVKPGKEHNFNKYDNRTVTDYGIGYDYTSVMHYSSHAFSKNGEPTITPTKEEVKLGQRKGLSEKDTLKLQKMYEVECHGRQPEGGASDSSDVSIDWIFNLL; from the exons ATGACCACCGTGTGCAAAAACCTCGTGTTCGCTCGTTCACTGGCGTTGTTCGTGGTAACGATGGTAATCGGTGCGAACTCGAACacgatcgatctcgatctcgGACGTAGGATCGTCCCACCGACGCCCAAGTTTCGAGGCAGATTCGGCGAGAGACACGCTCACGAAACGATCG CGAACCGTATACGATCTTGGACGCAAGATGAGAAACAGAATCTCTGGGAACTGAGCGGCCTCTACGAAGGAGACATAATGCTCGGTGAAGAAACCGACGAAAcggacgaaacgaagaacggtctGGTGAAAACTGCGTCCCGTTGGCCCGGAGGGATTGTACCTTATTACATAAAGGAAGAGGATTTTG ACGAGGAGGACATCGAAGTAATCGAAGGCGCCATAAAGGAGTATCACGAGAACACGTGTTTACGGTTTCGGCGTTACAAGAAAACGGACAACGATTACATTACTATAGAGGGCAAGATGTCGGGATGTTGGTCCTTGGTCGGCCGACACAATCAAGGACAGGTGGTGAATCTACAGAATCCAGGATGCGTGCAACACGGTGTAATCGTTCACGAGTTCATGCACGCGTTAGGCTTTTATCATCAACAAAGTGCCGCGGATCGCGACGAATGGGTAAAGATAAATTGGGAAAACGTCAAGCCAG GCAAGGAACACAATTTCAACAAGTACGACAACCGTACCGTAACCGATTACGGGATCGGCTACGATTACACGAGCGTGATGCATTACAGTTCTCACGCGTTCTCGAAAAATGGCGAACCGACGATCACACCGACG AAGGAGGAGGTGAAACTTGGACAACGAAAAGGACTCAGCGAAAAGGACACACTAAAGCTACAAAAGATGTACGAGGTGGAGTGTCACGGTCGACAACCCGAAGGAGGCGCCAGCGACTCGTCGGACGTGTCCATCGACTGGATCTTCAATTTACTCTGA
- the LOC143152986 gene encoding cell adhesion molecule 2-like isoform X2 codes for MTTLQIPQHVVLNETVRMQCNFDLDQETLYSVKWYKDGHEFYRYVPRDVPNVQTFRVPGVNVNTRNSTEISVVLNNVNLTSGGRYRCEVSAEAPAFQTVSDHADMTVVVLPDEGPRITGGRPRYQVGEVVRMNCTSAPSNPAALLTWFINDDPADNQYLKGPHLTGVDEKGLQTAVLGLEFRVANEHFKQGDMKLKCLATIATVYLQSNEESVEGDERILKAPVMESRETRAQSHTRNDLTNGGQIATILTWMIAVPITWIILAR; via the exons ATGACGACACTGCAAATACCGCAACACGTCGTTCTAAATGAGACAGTCCGTATGCAGTGCAACTTTGACTTGGACCAAGAGACGTTGTACTCGGTGAAATGGTACAAAGATGGCCACGAATTTTATCGTTACGTACCCAGGGACGTGCCCAACGTACAGACGTTCCGTGTACCCGGCGTGAACGTGAAC ACGCGCAATTCCACGGAGATATCGGTGGTGCTGAACAACGTCAACCTCACCAGTGGAGGCAGGTATCGGTGCGAGGTGTCCGCCGAAGCTCCAGCCTTTCAGACAGTGTCTGATCACGCGGACATGACGGTGGTCG TACTTCCTGACGAAGGGCCACGGATAACTGGAGGTCGTCCTCGCTACCAAGTGGGGGAGGTTGTTCGTATGAACTGCACGTCCGCGCCCTCGAATCCGGCAGCCCTGTTGACTTGGTTCATCAACGACGATCCG GCCGATAACCAGTACCTGAAGGGACCTCACCTTACCGGCGTGGACGAAAAGGGTCTGCAAACCGCGGTACTGGGCTTGGAGTTCCGCGTTGCGAACGAACACTTCAAACAAGGCGACATGAAGCTAAAGTGCTTGGCGACAATAGCGACCGTCTATCTGCAGAGCAACGAGGAAAGCgtggaaggggacgagaggatCCTGAAAGCCCCTGTAATGGAGAGCCGCGAGACCAGGGCGCAAAGCCACACTCGTAACGATTTAACGAATG GTGGCCAGATTGCAACGATACTTACATGGATGATCGCCGTTCCAATCACGTGGATTATCCTGGCGCGATAA
- the LOC143153402 gene encoding uncharacterized protein LOC143153402, producing the protein MDDIVSPVLAKLSAQTLTGTVSSEIFQAATVPVLTISLDVSGYTVINSFVTLSVDSQIGIRPTRRVAQTVPGSIIYSRKKLRVLVAVGPSILRIGVLVGARAGDLLLEGPRILPGEGSTAWSSQGERIELNIRVSRCIL; encoded by the exons ATGGACGACATTGTTTCACCGGTTCTGGCCAAGCTGAGCGCACAGACTTTGACCGGTACGGTGTCCAGTGAGATATTTCAGGCTGCTACGGTCCCGGTTCTTACAATATCGCTCGATGTTTCGG GGTACACGGTTATTAATTCGTTCGTTACGCTCTCGGTGGACTCTCAGATTGGGATACGCCCAACTCGACGTGTCGCACAGACTGTACCAGGGAGCATTATTTACTCTAGAAAAAAGTTACGAGTTCTGGTAGCAGTCGGACCCAGTATCCTACGGATAGGGGTCTTGGTTGGTGCTAGAGCTGGTGACTTGCTTTTAGAAGGACCAAGAATTCTTCCTGGTGAAGGAAGTACAGCGTGGAGCTCTCAAGGGGAACGAATCG AACTAAACATTCGAGTTTCACGCTGTATTCTTTGA